A genomic window from Tolypothrix sp. PCC 7910 includes:
- a CDS encoding glycoside hydrolase family 2 protein has product METNLLELANNLVDLKSHADKKTTLELIDTAYPRPQLRRISGKDSTRSPWQSLNGVWKFAFDDQGKCTRPSELSHWTHDIQVPYAPESIKSGIADTGFHPNCWYEKEFATPPGDGRLLLHFGAVDYLARVWVNDQYIGEHEGGHTNFTMDITSALNNSGTTKVTVWAQDDPQDLAKPRGKQDWQLEPHSIWYPRTSGIWQTVWIERVGVTYIDHIRWTPDFERWEIGCYAALAGNAPASGIQMKMKLTVGDRVLANDTYEVFNGEVNRRISLSDPGIDDYRNELLWSPEKPTLINAEIELWDNGQLVDKVISYTAMRTVSIQRDRFMLNGRPYYLRLVLDQGYWTESLMTAPDDLALRRDVELAKAMGFNGVRKHQKIEDPRFLYWADVLGLLVWEEMPSAYRFSPKAVARMTHEWMEVIKRDANHPCIVAWVPFNESWGVPNLVETQAHRNYVLAMYHLTKTLDPTRPVIGNDGWESTDTDILAIHDYDTNPQHLANRYGPEVKLSDVFNRQRPGGRILTLDNYPHQGQPVMLTEFGGIAYAPEDQPDANKAWGYERCWNISELEIKYTALLESVNNIDMFSGFCYTQLTDTFQEANGLLYADRTPKIPLETIRAATLSGGLCTPTSC; this is encoded by the coding sequence ATGGAAACTAATTTGTTGGAGTTGGCTAATAACTTGGTGGATTTAAAATCTCATGCCGATAAAAAAACAACTTTAGAGTTAATTGATACGGCTTACCCACGTCCACAATTGCGACGAATTTCTGGCAAAGATTCTACGCGATCGCCTTGGCAAAGTCTCAACGGTGTCTGGAAGTTCGCCTTTGATGACCAAGGCAAATGCACTCGCCCTAGTGAGCTGAGCCATTGGACACATGATATCCAAGTACCTTATGCTCCCGAATCTATCAAAAGTGGTATTGCTGACACGGGATTTCATCCCAATTGTTGGTATGAAAAAGAATTTGCCACTCCCCCAGGTGACGGTAGGTTATTGTTACACTTTGGGGCTGTAGATTATCTGGCTCGTGTTTGGGTGAACGATCAATATATTGGTGAGCATGAAGGCGGACACACCAATTTCACAATGGATATTACTTCTGCCTTAAATAATAGCGGTACAACCAAGGTGACTGTTTGGGCGCAGGACGATCCGCAAGACCTGGCCAAGCCCCGTGGTAAGCAAGATTGGCAGCTAGAACCCCACAGTATTTGGTATCCACGTACCAGTGGAATTTGGCAGACAGTGTGGATAGAACGTGTCGGGGTGACTTATATAGATCATATCCGTTGGACTCCCGACTTTGAACGCTGGGAAATTGGTTGTTATGCTGCCCTTGCAGGTAATGCGCCAGCTTCAGGTATTCAAATGAAGATGAAGTTAACTGTGGGCGATCGCGTGCTGGCTAATGATACTTATGAAGTATTTAATGGCGAGGTGAATCGGCGGATTTCTCTTTCTGACCCTGGTATTGATGATTACCGTAATGAATTGTTGTGGAGTCCAGAAAAACCCACGCTCATCAATGCTGAGATTGAGTTATGGGATAACGGGCAATTAGTAGATAAAGTAATATCTTACACAGCAATGCGGACTGTGAGCATCCAGCGCGATCGCTTTATGCTTAACGGTCGTCCCTACTATTTGCGTTTGGTTCTTGACCAAGGCTACTGGACTGAAAGCTTGATGACTGCGCCCGATGATTTAGCGTTGCGGCGAGATGTAGAACTCGCAAAAGCAATGGGTTTCAATGGAGTCCGCAAGCACCAAAAAATTGAAGACCCCCGCTTTTTATATTGGGCAGATGTATTGGGGTTGTTAGTATGGGAGGAGATGCCTAGCGCTTATCGCTTCTCTCCCAAAGCAGTGGCACGCATGACCCATGAGTGGATGGAAGTCATCAAGCGGGATGCCAATCACCCCTGTATTGTTGCTTGGGTACCATTTAATGAGTCTTGGGGGGTGCCAAATCTGGTTGAGACACAGGCTCACCGGAACTATGTTTTGGCCATGTATCACTTAACCAAGACTCTCGATCCGACTCGCCCGGTGATTGGTAATGATGGTTGGGAAAGTACAGATACTGACATTCTCGCCATCCACGACTACGATACCAATCCCCAGCATTTGGCTAACCGTTATGGCCCAGAAGTAAAGTTATCAGATGTATTCAATCGTCAGCGTCCCGGCGGACGTATTCTCACGCTGGACAATTATCCCCACCAAGGACAGCCAGTCATGCTAACCGAGTTTGGCGGAATTGCCTATGCGCCAGAAGATCAGCCTGATGCTAACAAAGCCTGGGGATACGAGCGCTGCTGGAATATCTCGGAATTAGAAATTAAATACACTGCTTTGCTGGAAAGTGTGAATAACATCGATATGTTCAGCGGTTTCTGCTATACACAATTAACCGATACCTTCCAAGAAGCTAACGGGTTGTTGTATGCCGATCGCACACCGAAGATTCCACTGGAGACGATACGCGCTGCTACCCTTTCTGGAGGATTATGTACTCCCACAAGTTGTTAA
- the galT gene encoding galactose-1-phosphate uridylyltransferase — protein sequence MYSHKLLKPDGRQLTLYSRYPISQDITATSPSNEPVQANPHLRWHPLRGEWVAYASHRQGRTFMPPPEYNPLAPTSNREFPTELPQGKYDIAVFDNRFPSMAVTANNPPASIVETLPANGACEVVVFTQNPNTSLSALELSHLELLLQVWGDRTHEIGANPQIQYVLPFENKGVEVGVTLHHPHGQIYAYPFVPPVPARMLEMQRQFYQEHQRGLLADLIEKEMADNQRIIYQDEEAIAFVPVCARYPYEVWLAPKQPVPTFYDLSAKQRQGLARALKTVTLKYDGLWNRPFPYLMAWFQAPTDGKAHPEAHLHAQFYPPYRTSDRLKYLAGTELAAGMFANDALPEDKAKDLQAVAVNIEMPISA from the coding sequence ATGTACTCCCACAAGTTGTTAAAGCCAGATGGTCGTCAACTGACTTTATATAGTAGATATCCGATTTCTCAAGATATTACAGCTACTAGTCCCAGTAATGAGCCAGTGCAAGCAAATCCCCACCTACGCTGGCACCCCTTGCGGGGAGAATGGGTAGCTTACGCTAGTCACCGTCAAGGGCGGACTTTTATGCCGCCCCCAGAATATAACCCCCTCGCACCCACCAGCAATCGGGAGTTTCCCACAGAACTACCCCAAGGGAAATATGACATTGCTGTGTTCGATAACCGCTTTCCCTCAATGGCAGTGACAGCAAATAATCCCCCAGCTAGCATTGTGGAAACCTTACCTGCGAATGGGGCGTGTGAGGTAGTGGTTTTTACGCAAAATCCCAATACTTCCCTCAGTGCTTTGGAATTGTCGCATCTAGAGTTGCTGTTGCAAGTTTGGGGCGATCGCACTCACGAAATCGGCGCAAATCCACAAATTCAGTACGTGCTACCCTTTGAAAATAAAGGTGTAGAAGTAGGGGTAACTTTACACCATCCCCACGGGCAAATTTATGCCTATCCTTTTGTCCCGCCAGTTCCAGCGAGAATGTTGGAGATGCAGCGGCAATTTTATCAAGAACATCAACGGGGTTTACTAGCGGATTTAATTGAAAAAGAGATGGCCGACAACCAGCGCATTATTTATCAAGATGAAGAAGCGATCGCGTTTGTCCCTGTATGTGCGCGTTACCCCTACGAAGTTTGGCTTGCACCCAAACAACCAGTACCCACCTTTTATGATTTGAGTGCAAAGCAACGTCAGGGACTGGCTAGGGCATTAAAAACCGTCACTCTCAAATATGATGGTTTGTGGAATCGTCCATTTCCTTACCTCATGGCTTGGTTCCAAGCGCCCACTGATGGCAAAGCCCATCCAGAAGCACATTTACACGCTCAATTTTATCCACCCTATCGCACCAGCGACAGGCTAAAGTATTTAGCTGGAACTGAACTCGCAGCGGGTATGTTTGCTA
- a CDS encoding DUF2171 domain-containing protein: MDVSQLKEHLPVYAEGPGGLSGASDTHIGNIDSVEGNKYVKLTKNNAPDGQHHWFPVDWVRAIDERAVYLKKTVDEVGAELLNEQPTGA; this comes from the coding sequence ATGGACGTATCACAGCTTAAAGAACATTTACCCGTCTATGCAGAAGGCCCAGGCGGTTTATCAGGAGCATCTGACACGCATATTGGCAATATTGATTCTGTGGAAGGAAATAAATATGTCAAGCTGACAAAGAATAATGCTCCCGATGGGCAACATCACTGGTTCCCCGTTGATTGGGTGAGAGCAATAGATGAACGCGCTGTTTACCTCAAAAAAACAGTGGACGAAGTAGGAGCAGAATTGCTGAACGAGCAGCCAACTGGCGCGTAA